In Anaerolineales bacterium, one DNA window encodes the following:
- a CDS encoding histidine phosphatase family protein — MKFYVVRHADKARGDFHNPQLRHNDQPISALGRRQAAKLKRYFGKRRVDAIYVSEYLRTGQTIRSLAKKRGIVPLVDPRLNEIDIGIVEYLSDEEIPLQYPEVWRALVDQDRDFRWPEGETGSEALARIAAFVDEKKMTDVGNILVVTHDGLIRLLVCHVLDLAVYQRFNLKVDTASVTEIDWDETDRRWKLIRFNQEIYPVGKNPLF, encoded by the coding sequence ATGAAATTCTACGTCGTGCGGCATGCAGACAAGGCCAGAGGCGACTTCCACAATCCGCAGCTGCGGCATAACGACCAACCCATCAGTGCGCTCGGCAGGCGGCAAGCAGCGAAGTTGAAGCGCTATTTCGGCAAACGCCGTGTCGATGCCATTTACGTGAGCGAGTACCTCCGCACCGGACAGACGATACGCTCCCTGGCGAAAAAACGCGGGATCGTTCCGCTCGTCGATCCCCGCCTCAACGAAATCGACATCGGCATCGTTGAGTATCTGTCGGATGAGGAAATCCCGTTGCAGTATCCCGAGGTGTGGCGTGCCCTCGTCGATCAAGATCGGGATTTCCGCTGGCCGGAAGGCGAAACGGGGTCCGAAGCGCTGGCACGCATCGCCGCCTTCGTCGACGAGAAGAAGATGACCGACGTGGGGAATATCCTCGTCGTAACCCACGATGGACTCATCCGCCTGCTGGTTTGTCATGTCCTGGACCTCGCTGTGTATCAGCGTTTCAATTTGAAGGTCGACACGGCGAGCGTCACCGAAATTGACTGGGATGAAACCGATCGCCGTTGGAAATTGATCCGTTTCAATCAAGAGATCTACCCGGTAGGGAAAAACCCGCTCTTTTAG
- a CDS encoding DUF2791 family P-loop domain-containing protein encodes MGNNIEDDFQRIDGRRFKLQIAMDADKQHIVVTTLGVPCVEVDGKIKTISRRQVRALLYYLACGRGSVAREQLCFLFWPDRAEDEARRNLSILLSHLRRTFHPIQIVETSTDSVILENEIVNLDLHEFERLLELGGGDEIDPLLKAVSLYRGQFLEGFSLPESSEYESWLTLQRRRLEQEYLRTLMTIILAFQERREYDAAARSAQTYLAVDELSEHVHRILIELYIAMGDRNQAQQQFELCSKILERELGVRPLPETRMALDSAPPTDREIVQAGGEDEATTIPGDRLPLIGRDEELEILRRRLDRVRSGKGSFLLVSGEAGIGKSFLTRTFLREQHEEVSVFSGECYPGGQQPPYQPILDALQPPIQRMKPPDSEPPDWIVTLSPFFPQLRLSGRHDMQDKLLETAPGTWFQGFFSAFNSLSGSTHPTVLHLEDLQWADSATRAFLVYLARRLAETPMLVLGTFRSEDHQSLEELRYNLSRAGPFHELHLQGFDPQTTYAFLQLASGNVKFNAEIAQRLYEISGGNPFFLLELLRSQSIESYSDPALDWTAVQLPETILQALDNRVRSLSSHARQVLEACVVLSKDLNFDLIRRIAGRSELETIDGLDELQQKQILYEQNGVYYFSHGILRPVVYQSMSTWRRRLLHKRAGLELEIEHSDDFVLLAWHFERAGPSLSNKALDYLIRAADRTRAMYAHQEAIGLYQRALALLREKEEHARTARTWMKLGLVQQIAGEYQRAQKSYAAGFEMWQRPISSLAATSPLHTGKTLRMEWREPTTLDPAFSRDTTSAAIIDQLYRGLLELNPDLGLVPSIAERFEIDRSGCRYTFKLRMDVDWSDGTPVTADDFACAWKRVLDPKHASPNASRLFDIKGARAFAESTLSDTKDVGIHVLDEHTLVVELEAPCSYFPYLLSHHATYPVPRHVLDSRGEHDFTTRPLSCGPFLLESWNRGSDIRLIRNPTYQGQFGGNIEQVLLTTDMDWNASLTAYEEDRLDILSVTRAETADLVRARSRNAQDYISAPAFLTTYLGFNLCQSPFDDLRVRRAFAHAIDRHELASMVMQGFIFPAGAGLVPPGLPGATQAVGYAFDLERARELLREAGYPEGNNFPSVRFLSFNGSETRVEYLCKRLKEDLGIDIHGETLEFGELLRRLDSLDADMFLIGWLADFPDPITFLRDCPFKTWTGWMNPEYTSLITKASRSVDTDTHVRLCRQAEDILIEETPIVPINYARHNLLVKPWVTRFSPPLMGVWFFKDIVITSH; translated from the coding sequence TTGGGTAATAATATTGAGGATGATTTTCAGCGCATCGACGGACGAAGGTTCAAATTACAGATCGCCATGGACGCGGATAAGCAGCACATCGTAGTGACCACGCTTGGGGTGCCGTGCGTTGAAGTCGACGGAAAAATTAAAACCATTTCCCGTCGCCAGGTGCGGGCGCTGTTGTATTACCTGGCTTGCGGACGGGGCAGCGTGGCCAGAGAGCAGTTGTGCTTTCTATTCTGGCCGGATCGAGCGGAGGACGAGGCTCGCCGAAACTTGAGTATCCTGCTTTCTCATCTCCGCCGAACGTTCCACCCCATTCAGATCGTCGAAACGAGCACCGACAGTGTGATCCTCGAGAATGAAATCGTCAATCTCGATCTGCACGAGTTCGAGCGCTTGCTCGAACTCGGCGGTGGAGATGAAATCGACCCCCTCTTGAAAGCGGTCAGTCTCTACCGGGGTCAATTCCTGGAAGGTTTTTCATTGCCGGAGAGCAGCGAGTATGAATCCTGGCTCACTTTGCAGCGTCGCCGCCTCGAGCAGGAATATCTGCGCACGCTGATGACCATCATCCTGGCCTTTCAAGAGAGGCGCGAATACGATGCGGCTGCCCGCAGCGCACAAACCTATCTGGCCGTCGATGAACTTTCAGAACACGTGCACAGGATCCTGATCGAGCTGTATATCGCCATGGGAGATCGAAATCAAGCGCAGCAGCAATTCGAGCTGTGCTCGAAAATCCTCGAACGCGAATTGGGCGTGCGTCCCTTGCCCGAGACACGCATGGCCCTGGATTCAGCCCCACCAACAGATCGAGAGATCGTTCAAGCAGGTGGCGAAGATGAAGCGACGACCATCCCGGGAGATCGGCTGCCTCTCATCGGACGCGATGAGGAATTGGAGATATTGCGCCGCAGACTCGATCGGGTTCGGTCCGGAAAAGGATCGTTTCTTCTCGTCAGCGGAGAGGCGGGAATCGGGAAGTCGTTTCTCACGCGCACTTTTCTCCGCGAACAGCACGAGGAGGTTTCCGTTTTCTCGGGTGAATGTTATCCGGGTGGCCAACAACCGCCCTATCAACCGATCCTGGACGCTCTCCAACCGCCGATACAACGGATGAAACCTCCGGATTCCGAACCCCCCGATTGGATCGTGACTCTCTCACCGTTCTTTCCCCAACTTAGATTATCCGGCAGGCATGATATGCAGGACAAGCTGCTGGAGACCGCCCCCGGGACATGGTTTCAAGGTTTTTTCAGCGCCTTCAACAGCTTGAGCGGCAGCACGCATCCAACCGTGCTGCATTTGGAGGATCTGCAGTGGGCAGACAGCGCCACCCGCGCTTTTTTGGTCTACCTCGCCCGGCGGCTTGCCGAAACGCCGATGTTGGTGTTGGGGACTTTTCGTTCCGAAGATCACCAATCACTGGAGGAGCTACGGTACAACCTCTCTCGAGCAGGCCCCTTCCACGAACTACACTTACAGGGTTTCGATCCCCAGACCACTTATGCGTTCCTTCAATTAGCGAGCGGCAACGTTAAGTTCAACGCCGAAATCGCCCAACGCCTGTACGAAATTAGCGGCGGTAACCCATTCTTTCTACTGGAGCTGCTGCGATCGCAATCGATCGAAAGCTACAGCGATCCTGCGCTCGATTGGACGGCAGTGCAGCTGCCAGAGACGATCCTGCAGGCATTAGACAACCGCGTCAGGTCTCTCAGCTCACACGCGCGCCAGGTGCTGGAAGCCTGCGTCGTGCTTAGCAAGGATCTGAATTTCGATTTGATTCGCCGGATTGCCGGACGGAGCGAATTGGAGACCATCGATGGTCTCGATGAACTGCAGCAGAAACAAATCCTCTACGAGCAGAACGGCGTTTATTATTTTTCACACGGCATCCTGCGCCCCGTCGTATACCAGAGCATGAGCACCTGGCGCCGCCGGCTGCTTCACAAGCGCGCCGGGCTGGAGCTCGAGATCGAACATTCCGACGATTTCGTCCTTCTCGCCTGGCATTTCGAACGCGCCGGTCCGTCCCTTTCGAATAAAGCTTTGGACTATCTGATCCGGGCTGCGGATCGAACACGCGCAATGTATGCTCACCAAGAAGCGATTGGCCTGTACCAACGGGCGCTGGCGCTGCTGCGGGAAAAAGAAGAGCATGCCAGGACCGCCAGAACGTGGATGAAGTTGGGTCTGGTGCAGCAAATCGCCGGCGAGTATCAACGCGCCCAAAAATCCTACGCCGCGGGCTTCGAAATGTGGCAGCGGCCGATTTCCTCCCTGGCAGCGACCTCACCACTGCATACCGGGAAGACACTGCGCATGGAATGGCGTGAGCCCACGACACTCGACCCTGCCTTCTCCCGGGATACGACTTCCGCAGCCATCATCGATCAGCTTTATCGAGGTCTGTTGGAACTCAATCCGGATCTGGGATTGGTGCCTTCTATTGCGGAGCGATTCGAGATCGATCGAAGCGGCTGCCGCTACACCTTCAAGCTTCGAATGGACGTCGACTGGAGTGACGGGACGCCCGTCACGGCAGATGATTTCGCCTGCGCCTGGAAGCGCGTTCTCGATCCGAAGCACGCCTCCCCCAACGCCAGCCGGTTATTCGACATCAAAGGAGCTCGCGCATTTGCAGAAAGCACGCTGTCCGACACGAAAGATGTCGGCATCCATGTGCTGGATGAGCACACGCTTGTGGTGGAGCTTGAAGCGCCGTGCAGCTACTTCCCATACCTGCTGAGTCATCACGCCACCTATCCGGTCCCTCGCCACGTCCTCGACAGCCGGGGCGAGCACGATTTCACGACGCGGCCGCTCTCCTGCGGTCCCTTTCTGCTGGAGTCCTGGAACAGGGGCAGCGACATCCGCCTGATTCGAAACCCAACTTACCAGGGCCAATTTGGCGGGAATATTGAACAGGTTTTACTCACAACCGACATGGATTGGAACGCCAGCCTCACCGCCTATGAAGAAGATAGACTCGACATCCTATCGGTGACGCGTGCGGAAACAGCAGATCTGGTCCGTGCCCGCAGCCGCAACGCACAGGATTACATCTCCGCACCCGCCTTTCTCACGACGTATCTGGGTTTCAACCTGTGCCAATCTCCGTTCGACGATCTCCGCGTGCGCAGGGCCTTTGCACACGCCATCGACCGGCACGAACTGGCGTCCATGGTCATGCAGGGATTCATCTTTCCGGCCGGCGCGGGACTCGTGCCACCGGGACTGCCGGGAGCAACGCAGGCAGTGGGGTATGCATTCGATCTCGAACGGGCGCGCGAGCTGCTGCGTGAAGCAGGTTACCCTGAAGGGAATAATTTCCCCAGCGTGCGATTCCTGTCCTTTAACGGAAGCGAAACGCGAGTTGAATACCTCTGCAAGCGGCTGAAGGAGGACCTGGGAATCGACATCCACGGCGAGACACTGGAATTTGGCGAACTGCTTCGAAGACTCGATTCACTCGATGCCGACATGTTCCTCATCGGCTGGCTGGCCGATTTCCCCGATCCGATCACCTTCCTGCGCGATTGCCCTTTTAAAACCTGGACCGGCTGGATGAATCCGGAGTATACCTCGCTCATCACCAAAGCCTCGCGAAGCGTGGACACGGACACCCACGTCCGCCTTTGCCGGCAGGCGGAAGACATACTCATCGAAGAGACGCCCATCGTGCCCATTAATTATGCCAGGCACAACCTGCTGGTTAAGCCATGGGTAACGCGCTTCTCACCACCGCTCATGGGCGTTTGGTTCTTCAAGGACATCGTTATCACCTCGCACTAA
- a CDS encoding GNAT family N-acetyltransferase, whose protein sequence is MRYRIATLADVQQLSAMNRQLVEDEGHRNRSKSDAWFEERMREFLRGGYEAALFEIDGAVVAYALYTQHRDHPDTIHLRQIFVDRAHRRQGIGREAMRILRQEIWPVDKRLTVGVLVDNQAARAFYTAMGYREYSLELEIPADER, encoded by the coding sequence ATGCGCTACCGAATTGCCACGCTTGCGGATGTGCAGCAGTTGAGCGCCATGAACCGGCAGCTCGTCGAGGACGAAGGCCACCGCAACCGTTCCAAATCCGACGCCTGGTTCGAGGAGCGCATGCGGGAGTTCCTGCGTGGTGGGTATGAAGCTGCGCTTTTCGAGATCGATGGCGCAGTCGTAGCCTACGCCTTGTACACGCAGCATCGCGATCATCCGGACACCATCCATCTACGCCAGATATTCGTCGACCGCGCCCACCGCCGCCAGGGAATTGGCCGGGAAGCGATGCGCATCCTGCGCCAAGAAATCTGGCCCGTGGACAAGCGGCTGACTGTGGGTGTGCTCGTCGACAACCAGGCCGCGCGGGCATTCTATACCGCTATGGGGTATCGGGAGTATTCGCTGGAATTGGAAATTCCCGCCGACGAGCGATAA
- a CDS encoding GNAT family N-acetyltransferase — protein sequence MRNGCISYQGMQPGEEAAVCELVHAVFDRLVAPQFSQQGIDEFRKYVRPEALAERAREGHKVILAREGDALLGMIEIREAKHISLLFVDEAHQGRGIGRELISRAFQHCHAANAGITSVTVHASPNSVEFYRRVGFLPEGSERVENGIRYRPMHSYRLKPGR from the coding sequence ATGCGCAATGGATGCATTTCATACCAGGGGATGCAACCTGGTGAAGAAGCTGCGGTCTGTGAATTGGTGCATGCGGTGTTCGACCGGCTCGTTGCGCCGCAGTTCTCGCAGCAAGGCATCGACGAATTTCGCAAGTACGTTCGACCCGAAGCGCTGGCCGAGCGCGCTCGGGAGGGGCACAAGGTGATCCTGGCCCGTGAAGGTGACGCGCTCCTGGGCATGATCGAGATTCGCGAGGCGAAACACATTTCGCTGCTTTTCGTGGATGAGGCGCATCAGGGTCGGGGCATCGGTCGCGAATTGATCTCTCGGGCCTTCCAGCATTGTCATGCGGCAAATGCCGGAATCACGTCCGTCACGGTACATGCGTCGCCGAACTCGGTGGAATTCTATCGCAGAGTAGGATTTCTACCGGAAGGATCGGAGCGAGTCGAGAACGGCATTCGCTACAGGCCCATGCACTCGTATCGTCTAAAACCGGGGCGATGA
- a CDS encoding FtsX-like permease family protein, giving the protein MLDVAFHNLRQRKLRTILTILGVSVALQLYLTLNNLMATFELDMLRQYQAFAGKVYVEQTMPNSEGWQGFPNAASSIEASTASEVLALDGVDRTRSSALVFVPLVPSTIPNNPPSVLAVGIESGHESALLGSVEVEMGSATLDSENSVILGNGAAAYFGRSGGSTAFIGMEDMLYGIESEREAVNPGDEIEVQGRKFNVAGVLEPATQFVDGIVMVDLATSQDLFNRPAAVSAVVLAAESIDAVDRLAGDVETQFGDLRASSEAQLLSKARQWVDVQNTFFGMINNTVVAVVVVVVTIVMVVAVMERRREIGVLRAIGAQRWKIFAMVLTESMSICLLGALTALPMSIAYTGLLWRMPVDITVILAWLPIVAIAIPVGVLASLLPAWQALRVDPLDALRYE; this is encoded by the coding sequence ATGTTGGATGTCGCTTTTCACAATCTTCGCCAGCGGAAACTGCGCACGATTCTGACGATTCTCGGCGTGTCGGTGGCGCTGCAGCTGTATCTGACCTTGAATAACTTGATGGCGACGTTCGAACTGGACATGCTGCGTCAGTATCAAGCCTTTGCCGGCAAAGTGTACGTCGAACAAACGATGCCCAACAGTGAGGGCTGGCAGGGCTTTCCCAACGCCGCCAGCAGCATCGAAGCGAGCACGGCGTCTGAAGTGCTGGCGCTCGATGGTGTGGATCGGACCCGCAGTTCTGCGCTCGTGTTCGTCCCGCTCGTTCCCAGCACGATACCCAACAATCCGCCCAGCGTTTTGGCGGTCGGGATCGAATCCGGGCACGAATCCGCACTCCTGGGGTCGGTAGAGGTAGAAATGGGAAGCGCGACTCTGGACTCCGAAAACAGCGTGATTCTCGGAAACGGAGCCGCAGCCTACTTTGGAAGAAGCGGCGGTAGCACGGCCTTCATCGGAATGGAAGACATGCTCTACGGCATCGAGAGTGAGAGAGAAGCCGTTAACCCGGGTGACGAAATCGAGGTGCAGGGCCGGAAATTCAACGTAGCCGGCGTTTTGGAGCCTGCGACGCAGTTCGTGGACGGCATCGTGATGGTGGATTTGGCCACGTCGCAGGATTTGTTCAACCGACCGGCTGCCGTATCGGCGGTTGTGCTGGCGGCCGAATCGATCGACGCGGTGGATCGACTGGCCGGTGACGTCGAAACGCAGTTCGGGGACCTGCGCGCTTCGAGTGAAGCACAACTGCTTTCCAAGGCCCGCCAATGGGTGGACGTGCAAAATACGTTCTTCGGCATGATCAACAACACGGTCGTCGCCGTCGTCGTGGTCGTCGTCACCATCGTCATGGTCGTGGCCGTGATGGAACGGCGGCGGGAGATCGGCGTGCTGCGCGCCATCGGGGCGCAGCGCTGGAAGATCTTCGCCATGGTGCTGACCGAATCGATGTCGATCTGTCTCCTGGGCGCACTCACGGCGCTGCCGATGTCGATCGCCTATACCGGGCTCCTCTGGCGCATGCCGGTCGACATCACGGTCATCCTGGCGTGGCTGCCAATCGTCGCGATTGCGATTCCGGTCGGCGTACTGGCTTCATTACTGCCCGCCTGGCAGGCGCTGCGCGTCGACCCGCTGGATGCGCTGAGATATGAGTAA
- a CDS encoding ABC transporter permease produces MWQLVMRNLWQRRLRSLLTVLGIAVAVQVNLTVTGVISGYEADLQNQLSALAGRIFVQRPTTEGSEMEEFPSAGSSISNDLAQELLNLDGIDWEASSAILYLPLASPPISGLPPALSAVGTEAGHETAFLSDLEISAGQGKLQGPRSVILGQGAAEQLSPKDDVPAQPGDTIELLNQRFSVAGVLAAAPGLFDGMVLMDLDSAQALFERPESVSAVILTMESVADVDSIRAKIEAMDSRLQTGSQEEVMDAAMEMMSVTEGFTGMINSAVYVVVFLFVTIVMIVGVMERQHDIGVLRAIGANRRTIFRMIAGESLTLSMAGTLLAWPIWVLIGAVLVGDFTSPADVILAAWLQMGLLALCVGVGASLIPAWRAVRVDPLEALRYS; encoded by the coding sequence ATGTGGCAATTGGTAATGCGGAATCTATGGCAGCGGCGGCTGCGCTCGCTGCTTACCGTACTCGGGATCGCCGTTGCAGTCCAGGTCAACTTGACGGTGACGGGTGTGATATCCGGATACGAAGCCGATCTCCAGAATCAACTGAGCGCCCTCGCCGGCAGGATCTTCGTACAACGGCCGACGACCGAGGGATCGGAGATGGAAGAATTCCCTTCGGCGGGCAGCAGCATTTCGAATGATTTGGCGCAGGAACTCCTGAATCTCGATGGCATCGATTGGGAGGCCAGTTCGGCGATCCTCTACTTGCCGTTGGCCAGCCCTCCGATATCCGGATTGCCGCCGGCCTTGTCTGCCGTCGGAACGGAAGCGGGCCACGAAACGGCCTTCCTGAGTGATCTCGAGATTTCAGCCGGCCAGGGGAAATTGCAGGGCCCGCGAAGCGTCATCCTCGGACAGGGCGCCGCGGAACAGCTCAGTCCAAAAGATGATGTACCGGCACAGCCCGGGGATACGATCGAGTTGTTGAATCAGCGTTTCAGCGTCGCAGGTGTGCTCGCTGCGGCGCCGGGTTTGTTCGACGGGATGGTATTGATGGATCTGGACAGCGCCCAGGCTCTCTTCGAACGGCCGGAGAGCGTGTCGGCCGTCATTCTGACGATGGAAAGCGTCGCGGACGTCGACTCGATCCGGGCGAAGATCGAGGCCATGGATTCGCGCCTGCAAACGGGCAGCCAGGAAGAGGTCATGGACGCCGCCATGGAAATGATGAGTGTGACCGAAGGATTCACAGGCATGATCAACAGTGCGGTTTACGTCGTAGTTTTCCTTTTCGTCACGATCGTCATGATCGTGGGCGTCATGGAACGTCAGCACGACATCGGCGTGCTGCGGGCGATCGGCGCGAACCGCAGGACGATTTTCCGCATGATCGCCGGCGAATCCTTGACGTTGAGCATGGCGGGAACGTTGCTGGCCTGGCCGATCTGGGTATTGATCGGGGCCGTCCTCGTGGGCGATTTCACCAGCCCCGCCGATGTCATTTTGGCGGCCTGGCTGCAGATGGGTTTGCTGGCGCTGTGTGTGGGCGTTGGGGCATCGTTGATCCCCGCCTGGCGGGCGGTACGGGTCGATCCGTTGGAAGCCCTGCGTTATTCGTAG
- a CDS encoding ABC transporter permease, giving the protein MWNVAFRNLLERRLRSLLTMLGVAVAVQLFLTMSSIKVSFELDLENQLTAMAGKVYVQRPTSEEAESEEFPSPSSSIEEDVANELLKMDGVDREASSAILYVPLTTSPAPGLPPSKLALGIEAGHEDAFLGGIEVEQGVGVLTTPNAVILGNAAAERYSAEGQPPIGSGDSIEVLGKELEVVGVLGKSPNLYRGMVMMDLNTAQEIFNHRGNVSAVILSAETLDSLARIQSTVGINYPDLKSSSQTEIVAEFRERLESVMGFFNMINGSTVAVVFMFVTIVMFVAVMERRRDIGVLRAIGARRLTIFRLIASESLILSLGGAILAWPLWAVIGSYFIGEFSSSPEVIFSGWLEMGLLVIIVGIGASLIPAWRAVRIDPLEALRYE; this is encoded by the coding sequence ATGTGGAACGTAGCATTTCGCAACCTATTGGAACGGCGGCTGCGCTCGTTGCTGACGATGCTCGGTGTGGCTGTCGCAGTCCAGCTTTTTCTAACCATGTCCAGCATCAAGGTCAGTTTTGAACTCGATCTTGAAAACCAGCTCACTGCCATGGCCGGAAAGGTCTACGTGCAGCGTCCGACGTCCGAAGAGGCCGAGAGTGAAGAGTTCCCCTCGCCCAGCAGCAGCATCGAGGAAGACGTTGCCAACGAGTTGCTGAAAATGGATGGCGTGGATCGGGAAGCGAGTTCGGCGATTCTCTACGTGCCGTTGACCACGTCACCGGCACCCGGTTTGCCGCCGTCCAAACTCGCCTTGGGCATTGAAGCGGGTCACGAGGATGCATTTCTGGGTGGGATCGAGGTGGAACAAGGGGTAGGCGTCTTGACCACACCCAACGCAGTAATCCTCGGAAATGCGGCGGCAGAACGCTACAGCGCCGAAGGTCAACCGCCGATTGGCTCGGGCGACTCGATCGAGGTTCTTGGAAAGGAACTCGAGGTGGTCGGCGTTTTGGGGAAATCACCCAATCTGTACCGCGGCATGGTCATGATGGATTTGAATACGGCCCAGGAAATTTTCAACCATCGTGGCAACGTATCCGCCGTCATTCTCTCTGCAGAGACGCTCGATAGCCTGGCCCGAATTCAATCAACGGTCGGAATCAACTACCCGGATTTGAAATCTTCCAGCCAAACGGAAATTGTGGCCGAATTCCGTGAGCGGCTCGAGTCGGTCATGGGTTTCTTCAACATGATAAACGGCTCCACCGTGGCCGTTGTGTTTATGTTCGTCACGATCGTGATGTTCGTGGCCGTGATGGAGCGCCGCCGGGACATCGGGGTGCTGCGGGCGATCGGAGCTCGCAGGCTGACGATTTTCAGATTGATAGCGAGTGAGTCGCTCATTCTCAGTTTGGGCGGCGCCATCCTCGCCTGGCCGCTCTGGGCCGTCATCGGGAGCTATTTCATCGGTGAATTTTCCAGTTCGCCCGAAGTCATTTTCTCCGGGTGGTTGGAAATGGGGTTGTTGGTGATCATCGTCGGAATTGGGGCATCATTAATCCCGGCCTGGCGGGCAGTGCGCATCGATCCTCTGGAAGCGCTGCGGTACGAATGA
- a CDS encoding MBL fold metallo-hydrolase, translating into MLAESITIINVGYRSTNYWVVSAGRSRLLVDVGWPGSMSTMRAALKRMDVPLEEIRYTLATHFHIDHAGLAQDFKLAGVPLLVMDVQVEAIPQMKTWIKPADNYTEITLEGNTTISCAGSRALLESIGIPGDILHTPGHSEDSVSLLLDDGSVFTGDLTQPDHVGLEDPVVVAASWRLLWERGARRVYPGHGPIRPMDPALGA; encoded by the coding sequence ATGCTGGCCGAATCGATCACGATCATAAACGTGGGCTACCGTTCGACGAATTACTGGGTCGTCAGTGCGGGCAGGTCACGCTTGCTGGTGGACGTCGGCTGGCCGGGCAGCATGAGTACCATGCGCGCTGCTCTGAAACGCATGGACGTGCCGCTGGAAGAGATCCGCTACACCCTGGCCACGCATTTCCACATCGATCACGCCGGCCTGGCGCAGGACTTCAAGCTGGCCGGCGTCCCGCTGCTGGTTATGGACGTCCAAGTCGAGGCGATCCCGCAGATGAAAACCTGGATCAAGCCCGCGGACAATTACACGGAGATTACGCTGGAGGGCAACACCACGATTTCATGCGCCGGGAGCAGGGCGCTGCTGGAGAGCATCGGCATCCCCGGGGACATCCTGCACACGCCGGGTCACTCCGAAGACAGCGTCTCCTTGCTGCTCGACGATGGTTCGGTCTTCACGGGCGATCTCACGCAGCCGGATCACGTCGGCCTGGAAGATCCCGTCGTCGTCGCTGCAAGCTGGCGCTTGCTGTGGGAGCGCGGCGCCAGGCGCGTTTATCCCGGACACGGCCCGATCCGCCCGATGGACCCGGCACTCGGTGCGTGA
- a CDS encoding helix-turn-helix transcriptional regulator gives MLRHALLGLLARDVRHGYELKNALEQALGGSWDINFGQIYATLQRLERDGLVSAVVEQDDRRGKKTYELTEQGRKELENWFDHPVEKTHRLRDEFFIKLVVRHLAGYGDALEMIARQRKAYLQRVRDLTRLAAEAPEDPFVSLLIEGAILHLQADLRWLDLCDERLEQLESRP, from the coding sequence ATGCTGCGTCACGCTCTTCTCGGCCTCCTGGCACGCGACGTACGGCACGGCTACGAGCTGAAAAACGCTCTGGAGCAGGCGCTCGGAGGAAGCTGGGACATCAACTTCGGTCAGATTTACGCCACGCTGCAACGCCTGGAGCGCGATGGCCTGGTCAGTGCCGTCGTCGAACAGGATGATCGACGCGGTAAGAAGACCTACGAGTTGACGGAGCAGGGCCGAAAAGAGCTCGAAAACTGGTTCGACCATCCGGTGGAAAAGACCCACCGGCTGCGGGATGAGTTCTTTATCAAACTGGTCGTGCGGCACCTGGCCGGCTACGGCGACGCGCTGGAAATGATCGCCCGCCAACGGAAGGCATACTTGCAGCGGGTAAGAGATCTTACCCGCCTCGCTGCAGAGGCGCCGGAAGATCCCTTTGTCTCGCTGCTCATCGAAGGCGCGATCCTGCACCTGCAGGCGGATTTACGCTGGCTGGATTTGTGTGACGAACGCCTGGAACAATTGGAAAGCCGGCCGTAG